The following proteins are encoded in a genomic region of Mycolicibacterium rutilum:
- a CDS encoding VOC family protein: MTEPAITGIHHFSITVTDLEASLAWYERLLGAQRVPMKFPHYDCEDTGYGELLIEPRSGVVIGLHTNTGNDGQRFDEARTGLDHVALNVASRDELDQWTRRLDELGIPHSGVRAGEEPFPFATVVFRDPDNIQLELFAVG; encoded by the coding sequence ATGACCGAACCGGCCATCACCGGAATTCACCACTTCTCGATCACCGTGACCGATCTCGAAGCGAGTCTGGCGTGGTACGAGCGGCTGCTCGGTGCACAGCGGGTGCCGATGAAATTCCCGCACTACGACTGCGAGGACACCGGCTACGGCGAACTGCTCATCGAACCGCGCTCCGGGGTGGTGATCGGACTGCACACCAACACCGGCAACGACGGCCAGCGGTTCGACGAGGCACGAACGGGTCTCGACCATGTGGCGCTCAACGTCGCGTCGCGCGACGAACTCGACCAGTGGACGCGGCGGCTCGACGAACTCGGCATCCCGCATTCCGGTGTACGCGCGGGGGAGGAGCCGTTCCCGTTCGCGACGGTCGTCTTCCGCGATCCGGACAACATCCAGCTCGAGTTGTTCGCGGTCGGCTAG
- a CDS encoding alpha/beta hydrolase family esterase codes for MSAILRGAAVLAGLLLGFPSPPVAAFPGGDAAGALTVGGLNRTYQVHTPPGPEEPAGLVVNLHGAGMTGFAQAEATNYDAIADQHRFVVAYPDGVDMSWADGRGASVPDRQGVDDVGFIVALVDRLRQDYDINPGRIFATGTSAGGFMASRLGCQRADVFAAIAPVAASFTAGLPCAPAQAVSVLQVNGTADPVVPIGGGRMFGRGGPSDIVAPAAMAQRWREVNGCPPPVEEVNGPVRRIAAAGCAGGTEVVFVQIDGGGHVWPGGFLSPFDASQATGQFFAGHGR; via the coding sequence GTGAGCGCGATCCTTCGGGGGGCGGCCGTGCTGGCCGGTCTACTCCTCGGCTTTCCCAGTCCTCCGGTGGCGGCCTTCCCCGGAGGGGACGCGGCGGGCGCGTTGACCGTCGGCGGCCTCAACCGCACCTATCAGGTGCACACCCCGCCGGGACCGGAGGAACCGGCCGGTCTCGTCGTCAACCTGCACGGCGCGGGCATGACAGGGTTCGCCCAGGCCGAGGCGACGAATTACGACGCGATCGCCGATCAGCACCGGTTCGTCGTCGCCTACCCCGACGGCGTGGACATGAGTTGGGCCGACGGGCGGGGCGCGTCGGTGCCGGACCGTCAGGGTGTCGACGACGTCGGCTTCATCGTCGCGCTCGTGGATCGCCTGCGGCAGGACTACGACATCAATCCCGGCCGGATCTTCGCCACCGGCACGTCGGCGGGCGGGTTCATGGCGTCGCGGCTCGGCTGTCAGCGTGCCGACGTCTTCGCCGCCATCGCCCCGGTCGCCGCGTCGTTCACCGCGGGGCTGCCGTGCGCACCGGCGCAGGCGGTCTCGGTCCTGCAGGTGAACGGCACCGCCGACCCGGTCGTGCCGATCGGCGGCGGCCGGATGTTCGGGCGCGGCGGCCCCAGCGACATCGTCGCGCCGGCGGCGATGGCGCAGCGGTGGCGCGAGGTCAACGGGTGCCCGCCGCCCGTCGAAGAGGTCAACGGCCCGGTGCGCCGGATCGCGGCGGCCGGCTGCGCCGGCGGAACCGAGGTGGTGTTCGTCCAGATCGACGGTGGCGGCCACGTGTGGCCGGGTGGCTTCCTGAGCCCGTTCGACGCCTCGCAGGCCACCGGACAGTTCTTCGCCGGCCACGGCCGCTGA
- a CDS encoding alpha/beta hydrolase encodes MDRAVTYIGRIGGLAVALGVGAAAFSGGGVAWAQTEDSGPDTPASAPAEQESEQSPSAEPAEPSEPAEPESDDVRSAPVGVVVSTGGAHHRDDDPQEPEPEPEPAPESAGTVKRDKDRVVTEPEPAAPTAQVADPVEPATPPEPDLVEVTEPVAPQPVEAPPAETVVTVAPDREPDPAPVSTTATLLSAVLTTVLAPLADGPAQPAPPPPIPLTLMAFARREVDSALLSNAPVVESVSTPMAAAEVTDAEPVFTGRPSLVTQIFVAGLRLIKPVLNLFGIELNGTSARIPFFTDGVPPFFVTFGLKVSSSEYQGWKVWTLAPPEPTEKVVVAMHGGAFISTASLFHWWTYADLARDTGATVVVPLYPLANAQGTGGTAKTVVPTVADFIAAQVDTHGRDNVSVLGDSAGGSIALAAAQELVRRCDGDQACLAATLPGRLVLLSPALDSSMTNPAIADVDDPLLSAASSKRNGLWWSRGLETPGDPDGTQHPLSSPIYGSLAGLPPTTVYAGSLDLRTPDVLVLQQKASATPGADFTFELRNGQVHDWTIFPFLPDAHAERPKIYRDLGLVAEV; translated from the coding sequence ATGGACAGAGCTGTCACGTACATCGGTCGGATCGGCGGTCTGGCCGTCGCGTTGGGTGTCGGAGCCGCCGCGTTCAGTGGCGGCGGCGTCGCCTGGGCGCAAACCGAGGACAGCGGACCCGACACGCCCGCCAGCGCGCCCGCCGAGCAGGAGTCCGAGCAGTCACCGTCCGCTGAGCCTGCCGAACCGTCGGAGCCGGCCGAGCCGGAGAGCGACGACGTCCGGTCCGCCCCCGTCGGCGTCGTCGTCTCGACCGGCGGCGCGCACCACCGCGACGACGACCCGCAAGAACCAGAACCAGAACCAGAACCGGCGCCGGAGAGCGCCGGGACCGTCAAGCGCGACAAGGACCGCGTCGTCACCGAACCCGAGCCGGCGGCACCCACCGCTCAGGTGGCCGACCCGGTCGAGCCGGCGACGCCGCCCGAGCCCGATCTCGTCGAAGTCACCGAACCCGTTGCGCCGCAACCGGTTGAGGCGCCGCCGGCCGAGACCGTCGTCACCGTCGCGCCGGACCGCGAGCCCGACCCGGCCCCGGTGAGCACGACGGCCACGCTGCTCTCAGCGGTGCTGACGACGGTGCTGGCGCCCCTGGCCGACGGGCCCGCCCAACCCGCTCCGCCGCCACCGATCCCGTTGACGCTCATGGCATTTGCCCGCCGCGAAGTCGACAGCGCCCTGTTGTCGAACGCGCCGGTCGTCGAATCGGTCAGCACGCCGATGGCCGCCGCCGAGGTGACCGACGCGGAACCGGTGTTCACCGGCCGGCCGTCGCTGGTGACGCAGATCTTCGTCGCGGGACTGCGGCTCATCAAGCCGGTGCTCAACCTGTTCGGCATCGAACTGAACGGCACCAGCGCGCGGATCCCGTTCTTCACCGACGGTGTGCCGCCGTTCTTCGTGACGTTCGGGCTGAAGGTGAGCAGCTCGGAGTACCAGGGCTGGAAGGTGTGGACGCTGGCGCCGCCGGAACCCACCGAGAAGGTGGTGGTCGCCATGCACGGCGGCGCGTTCATCTCCACCGCCAGCCTGTTCCACTGGTGGACCTACGCCGATCTAGCCCGCGACACCGGTGCGACGGTGGTGGTGCCGCTGTACCCGCTCGCCAACGCGCAGGGCACCGGCGGCACCGCCAAGACGGTCGTGCCGACCGTGGCCGACTTCATCGCCGCCCAGGTGGACACTCACGGCCGCGACAACGTCAGCGTGCTGGGCGATTCGGCGGGCGGTTCGATCGCGCTGGCCGCCGCGCAGGAACTCGTGCGCCGCTGCGACGGTGATCAGGCCTGCCTGGCCGCCACGCTGCCCGGACGCCTCGTGCTGCTCTCGCCCGCGCTGGACTCGAGCATGACCAACCCGGCCATCGCCGACGTCGACGATCCGTTGCTCAGCGCGGCCAGTTCGAAGCGCAACGGGCTGTGGTGGTCGCGCGGCCTGGAGACACCGGGGGACCCGGACGGCACCCAGCACCCGCTCTCCAGCCCGATCTACGGGTCGCTGGCGGGTCTGCCGCCGACCACGGTCTACGCCGGCTCACTGGACCTGCGGACACCGGATGTGCTTGTGTTGCAGCAGAAGGCGAGCGCCACACCGGGCGCCGACTTCACCTTCGAACTGCGCAACGGCCAGGTCCACGACTGGACGATCTTCCCGTTCCTGCCCGACGCGCACGCCGAACGTCCGAAGATCTACCGGGACCTCGGGCTCGTCGCCGAGGTCTAG
- a CDS encoding DUF4267 domain-containing protein encodes MALDRAALVAGSIRFASGVSFLIDPLRANRLWGDPDEPAATTRLLLRSMGYRDALIGGLLLSAALRGRDTRGWFLASGGADAADLLGGIGVHHEMKRSQRVIGLGGAVIGIGVGAWGALRRPNPQSARQQ; translated from the coding sequence ATGGCACTCGACCGCGCCGCGCTCGTCGCGGGCAGTATCCGCTTCGCCTCGGGCGTCTCGTTCCTGATCGACCCGCTGCGCGCCAACCGGCTCTGGGGTGACCCCGACGAGCCCGCTGCGACAACGCGATTGCTGCTGCGGTCCATGGGGTATCGCGATGCGCTGATCGGCGGGCTGCTGCTGTCGGCGGCGCTGCGCGGCCGCGACACCCGCGGATGGTTCCTGGCTTCCGGCGGCGCCGACGCCGCCGACCTGCTGGGCGGGATCGGCGTGCACCACGAGATGAAGCGCTCGCAGCGCGTCATCGGTCTCGGCGGCGCGGTCATCGGGATCGGCGTGGGCGCGTGGGGCGCGCTGCGCAGACCGAACCCGCAGTCAGCGCGTCAGCAGTAG